The following proteins are co-located in the Phyllostomus discolor isolate MPI-MPIP mPhyDis1 chromosome 1, mPhyDis1.pri.v3, whole genome shotgun sequence genome:
- the LOC114492291 gene encoding 60S ribosomal protein L23a, producing the protein MKMAPKAKKEAPAPPKAEAKAKALKAKKAVLKGVHSHKKKKIRTSPTFRRPKTLRLRRQPKYPRKSAPRRNKLDHYAIIKFPLTTESAMKKIEDNNTLVFIVDVKANKHQIKQAVKKLYDIDVAKVNTLIRPDGEKKAYVRLAPDYDALDVANKIGII; encoded by the coding sequence ATGAAGATGGCACCCAAAGCGAAGAaggaagcccctgcccctcccaaagccgaagccaaggcaaaggctttgaaggcaaagaaagcagtgctAAAAGGCGTccacagccacaaaaagaagaagatccgCACGTCACCCACCTTCAGGAGGCCTAAGACACTGCGGCTCCGAAGGCAGCCTAAATATCCTCGGAAGAGCGCCCCCAGGAGAAACAAGCTTGACCACTATGCCATCATCAAGTTCCCCCTGACTACTGAGTCAGccatgaagaagatagaagacaacAATACACTTGTGTTCATTGTGGATGTCAAAGCCAACAAGCACCAGATcaaacaggctgtgaagaagctgTATGATATTGATGTGGCCAAGGTCAACACCCTGATCAGACCTGATGGGGAGAAGAAGGCATATGTTCGACTGGCTCCAGACTATGATGCTTTGGATGTTGCCAACAAAATTGGGATCATctaa